CGGATCCTGACTCGACTCGCACGGCTCGAAACCCTGGACGCAGCGAAACCCGACGAGCGGATCGTCGCGTGGGGCGAGGTCCGACGGCTTCTTGAACCCGGGATCGGACGGGACCGCTACATCGACGGGTTCCGGGTGCGACGAGTCAACCAGCTCGGCCTCGAACCTGTGATCGACGAACGTGGAGAGGTCACCGTCGTTCCCAAGCTGATTCGCCGAGCAGATCGGACGGAAAACTGGGACGAAACCCAATCGAGTGAAGAGCTGACGCTGACTCAGCAGGACGATTTTCAGAGGCAATTCGCGAGAAAGAAGGCAGTCCCGAACCATTACGTGCTCGGTGATGGGACTGTGGTGATCGTCGAGCCCCCTGTCCGGGACGCGCTCGCACTCGTTCAGCGTGTCCGGAGTGAACCCCGCGGTGTGCGCGAGTTGTTCGTTTCCAACCCGCGCGTCTACCTAAGAGAGGCATTCGGAGACGCCCTCGGAGAGGAGCGCCTCGATGCCCTCTTCGAAGACGCAGGTTATGGCGAGCGCGTCCAGGAGGTCGCCCCCTGGGTGCCGCGCGCAGCTGAGCGGCGCGGGAGCGGCACGCAATGGGTTCCCCAGCAGCCGGTCCCGGAGCCGGTGATTCCGATCGAGGCAATTGAGCGAGCTTCGGACCAAGTGTCGCCTGGGCCAGGCCAGACGGTTCGCGCCGCAAAGGTCTTCGACAATGTCGATCAAGTCGGATTCGTGGCCAAGGCTCGGGCGCCGAGCCCCCAACGCTCACCTCACGTCCCGCTCGCTGTCCGCAGTCGCTTGCATTCGCACCAAATCGGCGCCCTTGGCTGGCTTCAGGACCATTGGTCGGCGGGAAGCCCCGGAGCGCTCCTGGCCGATGACATGGGCCTCGGGAAAACGCTCTCCACCCTCGCGTTCATGGCGTGGGTCCGCGACCGGATGGAGTCGGGAAAAGACGTGGGCGGCCCAATCCTGGTGGTGGCGCCGACTGGCCTGCTGCACAACTGGAAGAAGGAGCACGACCTGCACCTCAACTCGCCCGGGTTGGGGCGGTTGGTGTGCGCATTCGGGGAGGATTTGAAAGGGCTTCGGCTCAGGGCGGGTTCGGGCGAGCTCCGCCACGGCCTGCCCGAGCTCGACCGGCAATCCCTGTCGGGCGCTGACTGGGTGCTGGCGACGTACGAAACCGTTCGCGACTACCAGCACAGCTTCGCGACGGTGCGCTGGGCGGTCGTTGTTGGTGACGAGATCCAGAAGATCAAGAATCCGGCCTCGCAATCGAGCAATGCCTTCAAGGCGCTCCAATCGCGGTTCACGATTGCGCTCACCGGCACGCCGGTGGAGAACCGCCTCGCGGATTTGTGGACCATCGTCGACGCGGTGAGGCCTGGCAGCCTTGGGTCGCTGCGGGATTTCAATGCGAGGTACGATCCGACGCCGCCGAAGGGAGCACCTCCGCCTCCTCCCGATCCCACCCGGTTGAAGCCGCTCCATGAGTCATTGCTCGTCGAGGGGACTCCGACGCCTGCCAAACGGCGGATGAAGGAGGACCACCTCGAAGCGTTGCCGGAGAAGCGCGCGAACCTGCTCCGCGCGGAGATGCCCCGCGAACAGGCAGCGAAGTATCTCGAGGTCGTGAGCATCGCGCAGCACAGTCCGCGGACGCCTGCGAATGTGCTGCAGGCGATTCACAATCTTCGCAAGGTGTCGCTCCACCCGGCAGTGCTCGACTCGGCGCCCGGGGACGACGCCTACCTGGGACGCTCGGCCCGCCTTCGGCCTTGCGTCGAGGTCCTCGATCGGATTCGTGCGTCCGGTGAGAAGGCGCTGATATTCACGGACTCGCTGGCCATGCAGGGAGAGCTGGCAGGTCTTCTGCAGAGGCGCTTCGGCTTGCGTCGCCCACCGATGCTCATCAACGGCGAAGTTGCTGGCGCTGAGCGTCAGCGGCGCGTGGACACGTTCCAGGGCGAGCAAGGTTTCGACGTGATGATCCTCTCGCCCAAGGCCGGCGGTGTAGGGCTCACGCTTACGGCCGCCAACCACGTCATCCACCTCTCGCGCTGGTGGAACCCGGCAGTGGAAGATCAGGCAACCGACCGGGTCTATCGGATCGGCCAGACCAAGCCGGTGACGGTGCATCTGCCGATGGCGATCCACCCGGTTTTGGGGGACCAGAGCTTCGATGTGCTGCTCCATGGGCTGCTGGAACGGAAACGAGCGCTGAGCCGGTCCGTGCTGGCACCCACGGGGGAGACGGAGGGCGACCTTAAGGAGCTGTTTGAGGCAGCGATCGCGCGCCGCGACGGAAGCTAGGAGCCACGACACGAAGTGCGGTCGCGGGGACACCTCGGAGCGTGTAGATCAACGGCCGCCTGGGGTGCGAAACGCCGGCAGCAGCCCGTCGTTGACCCACTTCACGACGGAGCTGGGATCCATCTGCAGGAGCGCGCCCGCTTCGTGCGAGGTGAGGAGGCGGTTCGGGTCGGAGGGCATCGCGAGCTCCTCTTCAGCTCATGATGAACTTCTCTACCGCCATCGCCAACCCGACGAACCCCTGCTTCACGAGGGCGTCGCGCATACTCGTAGCGAACTTCTTGGCCTGTTCCATCGGGAGGAGGCCCTTCGCGAACTCGTCCGTGAGCCGGTCCGCCAGGAAGGTGGTCTCTCGCTCGACGACCGACATCTTCCGCTCCATCGGCTCGAGCCGGTCTCGAACATCGGCGATTGCCTTCGTGAGCCCACCCGGATCAGGGTGGTCAGCCGCATACTTGATTGCCGCTGCCAACGCCGACGCAGTCTCCTTATTTTCGATTGAGTCTCGGGTCTTCTGAAACTCCAGCCGCAATCGCAGGTCTAACGAGCGCGCTTCCGCTGTGGCTGCCCGACGCTCGAGAGCGAGAAGAATCTCTCGAAATGCTTCCAGGTGAAGCGTCAGCCTATGCCCGTGGCCTCCGGCAGTCACATCCATCGAAGTCACCAGCATCTCGGTGAGCCCAATATAGAGAGCGGTCAGTGCCTGGACCTCCAAGGCAATTGTTGATGGGGGCGCATTGTCGTGAGCTCGCCTCAATGCTTCCTGCTCAATCCTTCCAGGATTCCAATAGAGAAGGACCTGTCGACCGGCGTTCCAGAGGCTTCGTGCGCAATTGGCCCCTTCCGACCAGCCGGACGGGGACAAGGCCTGCGGTGGGTTCGCCGGAAGCTCAACGTGGTTGGCGAGCAGGCCGTTGGGCGCCGATGGATAGGGGTCTTGGTCCAGCCACTCGAGCGCCTTCGTCGTTGTCTCGTTCCGCTTTCGCTCCGACATTTCCGAATTCCTCCGCGCTGCCCAGCTGGTCTGCGAACTACTTGCTCCGCCTCGCCTCCCGCCCGTCCCGGGTCAGCGTGGCCAAGTCGCCCTTGCCCAGCTTTTCGAGCTTCATCTTGAGCCTGCGGGCCTTCACGTAGTGGTTCTGGCACTCCCCTTCGCCGCGCTCTTCCGGGTGCACCCGGGGACCGCACAGGGCGCCTCGGCTGCCGACAGGGCCGGACGCCCAGACCGGCCTGCGGCTTTGGCGCCCTTCCCTCCGGAGGCCGACTTGGCAAGCAGGGCGTCGGCGGCGCCCGCAAGCTCCAGGCCAATCAGGTGGCCCGGTTCGCGGACGGTCGCGCGGAGAGTGTCGAGCTTCGGTGGGCGGGGCATGCGTGGCTCCAGGAGTGGCCAGTTGCGATTTCCCCAAGGGCCATGTCCCGCAAGCGATCTGAGACGGCGACGAACATTGGAGAATCGACGACGGTCGACGGGCTCCACGGAAGGGGGGCGTTACCTCGGGACCAAGAGCACCAGCCGAGTTCGACCAGGATCACTGCGATGTACTTGGGGTCGATGCCGGCGCCAAAGCGCAGCAGCAACCCGGAGCGTATCGCCACGATGAACTCTCGGGGTTAGCAGTCGACGGAGGAACCCTCCCCGTGTCTACTGGCCGAGGCGCACTTTGAGCCGATTGAAATGCGAATGATCGATGACGTCATCGTGCTGCAGTCGACCCACGACGATGCCAGGTGCAATTCCGAGTTCCTCGGCGAAAGCTACGACTGACGCCTCCGTGAGCGGTCGCGTGTCGAGAAAGTCCTGATAGACGTCGGCTGGGATCAGCACGTTTCGCGCGAACTCGTCGGCCTCCCGCTCTTTTGGATTCAACCCGCCTTCCTCCACGTCGATGAATGTCGTGCTCTTCGGATGGAGAAGGACGTGCGCGCTTTCGTGGAACAGCGAGAACCAGAAGTGGTCGTCCTTCTTGTACCGGTACGAGAGGACGATCATCGCCTTCGCCGGGCTCAGCCAGCGGGACGCGCCGCTCGCCCGAATGCCGTCGATCTCCGGCACGATCACGACGGCAACACCAACCAGGGCAAATGACCGGCGAAGCTCCTTGACGCCTTCAGCGTGGGGCAGACGCGAGAGCTTTCGAGCGTGCTGGATGGCGCGCTTGAAAGCTGCCTCGTCAAAGGGCTCACATGGAATCGTGGAGGCTTCGATCTCACCTTGGCGAAGCCAGGCACGGGTCGCATGCCTGTCGATCTCAAACTTGCTCGAGCGTCGGAATGAGACCTCCGCCGTCGCTCCCGCGTCCCATTGCCGCGGAGACGCGATGCCGAAGAAGTTGAGCAACTCTCGAAGTTGGTCAACTGGATCGCTCACAGCACGAATCCAGCCTGCCCTCGCCATCTCCTTGATGGGAAAGCTGCGGACCCAGTCGCGGTCGTGCGCGAGCCGCGCTCGCTCGTCTCTCCGCGCCAGACTCTCCTGATACTGGCTCTCCCGCTCGATCCAGAAGCGCGCGGGCACACCCAAGACGCGCTCGAGCTGCAGCGCGGTCTCCGAGGTGA
The nucleotide sequence above comes from Deltaproteobacteria bacterium. Encoded proteins:
- a CDS encoding HigA family addiction module antidote protein, whose translation is MSSLAENEYAPEEVSPPGDTLAETLEAKGMSQAELAERTGRPKKTINEIINGKASITSETALQLERVLGVPARFWIERESQYQESLARRDERARLAHDRDWVRSFPIKEMARAGWIRAVSDPVDQLRELLNFFGIASPRQWDAGATAEVSFRRSSKFEIDRHATRAWLRQGEIEASTIPCEPFDEAAFKRAIQHARKLSRLPHAEGVKELRRSFALVGVAVVIVPEIDGIRASGASRWLSPAKAMIVLSYRYKKDDHFWFSLFHESAHVLLHPKSTTFIDVEEGGLNPKEREADEFARNVLIPADVYQDFLDTRPLTEASVVAFAEELGIAPGIVVGRLQHDDVIDHSHFNRLKVRLGQ
- a CDS encoding DEAD/DEAH box helicase yields the protein MAKLTWTVEPEGWSFSVFDGNEFQPWPRWGAQSLIGEGGRTLSVGPLLGLFERLDVPEHVRDVVVPHEAVASLPDEALVQLGLPPRWPNHLLLTARGQVTDPGFRVTATFLNNKGHPLAGVAQSGALITQGNRRYVLPESELRILTRLARLETLDAAKPDERIVAWGEVRRLLEPGIGRDRYIDGFRVRRVNQLGLEPVIDERGEVTVVPKLIRRADRTENWDETQSSEELTLTQQDDFQRQFARKKAVPNHYVLGDGTVVIVEPPVRDALALVQRVRSEPRGVRELFVSNPRVYLREAFGDALGEERLDALFEDAGYGERVQEVAPWVPRAAERRGSGTQWVPQQPVPEPVIPIEAIERASDQVSPGPGQTVRAAKVFDNVDQVGFVAKARAPSPQRSPHVPLAVRSRLHSHQIGALGWLQDHWSAGSPGALLADDMGLGKTLSTLAFMAWVRDRMESGKDVGGPILVVAPTGLLHNWKKEHDLHLNSPGLGRLVCAFGEDLKGLRLRAGSGELRHGLPELDRQSLSGADWVLATYETVRDYQHSFATVRWAVVVGDEIQKIKNPASQSSNAFKALQSRFTIALTGTPVENRLADLWTIVDAVRPGSLGSLRDFNARYDPTPPKGAPPPPPDPTRLKPLHESLLVEGTPTPAKRRMKEDHLEALPEKRANLLRAEMPREQAAKYLEVVSIAQHSPRTPANVLQAIHNLRKVSLHPAVLDSAPGDDAYLGRSARLRPCVEVLDRIRASGEKALIFTDSLAMQGELAGLLQRRFGLRRPPMLINGEVAGAERQRRVDTFQGEQGFDVMILSPKAGGVGLTLTAANHVIHLSRWWNPAVEDQATDRVYRIGQTKPVTVHLPMAIHPVLGDQSFDVLLHGLLERKRALSRSVLAPTGETEGDLKELFEAAIARRDGS